A stretch of DNA from Serinus canaria isolate serCan28SL12 chromosome 14, serCan2020, whole genome shotgun sequence:
agggtgcccagagaagctgtggctgccccacccctggaagtgtccaaggccagcttggatggggctgggagcaatgtcaaaggtgtctctgccccTGACAAGGAGTTGGGCTTGGGGAaatggatgggctttaaggtccttccagccccaccctctctgtgattccatgattcctgCCATGGGGGGTGGGTGAGGAGCACGTGCCAGGGCTCAGTGTGAACGTTCCTGCCCCCAGGTGAGAGGCCATGTGAGCCAGAGCCGGATGTCGATCCGCTACGCCATCGGGAAGAACACCACCGAGGGCATGACCCACATGATGTGCATCGAGGGCACAGAGGGTGAGCAGCCccatcccctgctctgcccacgcccccagggatgtgctggggcaTCACAAACCCCCTCTGGATCCCCTTGCAGGCTGTGAGAATCCCAAGCCGTGCCAGTCGGAGCTGATTGTGCTGGAACATGGATCCTACAGCGGAGACCCCGTCaccaaagtgctgctgcagccactgacaggtggggacaggggcagctctgacatgcagcagagcctggaaagGGATGGGGGAAGCTGAgacctgctgtgctcagggggACAAATGCCATTAGGTGTGTTGTCACCATGCCCTGAAGAAGACATTCAGGAATTCCCTGTCCCTGATTCCTGCTCTACCCCCAGGGAGGACTCACCAACTCCGGGTTCACTGCAGCACCATCGGCCACCCCATCGTGGGGGACTTCACCTACAGCCACAGGCAGGACAGCAATCCCTACAGGATGATGCTCCACGCCTACTACCTGCGCATTCCCACCGGCAAGGAGCTGATCGAGGTGTGTGCGCCCGACCCCTTCGTCACCACCATGGACAGCAACTGGGTGCCCCAGCACGTCACCCAGCGGCTGGAGGATGTCATCCAGGAGCTCAAGGACAAGGGGACacacaaggaggaggaggaggagagccgGGAAGCTGccagagaggagggagcagggggtgaaggcagcagggaggagacGGAGGAGCAGCGGGCGCGGTGCGAGCAGTGGCTGGCTGAGTGGGCTCTGGAGTGAGCACAAAGCACatccctgcattcccagctccagccttgtCCCCACGGAGCCCAGCGCTGCCTCCACACCTGCACTCCCTCTGTGGCTTCCCTCGCTCCTGGGGCTGGCATCAGGTGGATTTTAGGAGCGGTTGAGGTGGGGTTATTTTGTGACGCCCATCATCCATCTGGTCACAGGATGTCCCTTTCCCAATCCTGGGCCTCAGCAGCAGAGTCAGTGTCACGCTCCAGCTTAGAGTGACCCCAAAGctttccatccctgtcctggggctcgggcacagctgggcactgctttTGCCATGGACATTCCACAGGCTCTCCATGCTTGGATGCAGAATTGCAGCCcggcacagggaggggagaacgtgctgggtgcagctccagtgtccctgtcccccattcccattccctcactccagctgctgtgccatgaTTGGGGGCTGGAGCACATTCTGGGGACACTGATAGTACCCCAGTCCCAGGGTGTCCTGTGAAACTGGACTGGGATGGGCATGGGAAGGTCCCtgcccctcaccccctccctcagcccacCTGGGCAGTTTTTAAAGGTTTGGTGAAGGTGAAGGGGTTGATACCAATggattttaaacttttttcaattttctagGAAGATAATCTAGTCTTTTAGGGTTTGTAAAATACGGGTGGTCTCAGGAATGAGGTATTTTTAGTACTTCTGTGGTTAGAGAGCCAGCAGCCCAAAGctttttaaatagattttattattccttCTACTAGCActgcctttcctgcttttatcACAGCTGAGACAGGTCAGAGGGCACAAGTCCCTTTCTGCTCACCCACCTGAGGAAGGATCAGTGTCCTGTGTAGGTTCCGTGGGgtggctcctgcctggcaggtTTCCAGGTCCTTCAGCTGGGCAGTTTGGGGAAGCTCTGGAACAGTTGGAAAAGGACAAAGGTGAAAGAAAGGCTGAGAACTGATgggaagagcaggcaggagctcagctttGACAGATGCCAAGAAATTTCCTTGGAAGTGCCCTTGCTTTGGCTGGTCatcctgctttgctttccccttccctgctcatCCTCTGCAGCCCTCGAGGGACATTTGGAAATGAGGAGAACAGGACAGCTGGGGAgccacacagccccatcccagggcttTCAAGGACCACGTGCCCAGAGTTGTTGTCACCTCACCAACCCCATCCCTTTGAAAACACACCTGATGGGGTTCACACAGCTGATATTCCCACCCtgaggggaataaaaaaatcaaagcccTTCCTTGTGCATAAACACACCCTGCAAGTCACCAAAATCCCCGAGGGGAGAATTCGATCACCTGTCCCTTTCTGTTGTGGCTTGGTGCCACCACTGCAGGGTGGGGATGGCCTgaggtgccagccctgggcactgagTGGGCACGGtgggctcagggctggtgccaggagGCTTGGggggacaggaggagcaggagcccctTGTCCTTCCTGCCAGGCCCTGTGGCCGGCAGGGGTCCCACAGCTGGGAAGGAACACAAGGAATTTGTTTGCCAAAGATTCGAGGGGTGACGCTCAGGGAAGGTGCTGGAAAGTGACAGCAGGGATTTGCTTGTCACAGGGGGGACCCAGCCTTGCCCGCGCTGGGAGCAGGCCCTGCCGGGAACACGGCCGGGAGGAGGGGTGGGGACGTGGGGACATGGATGGGGCTGGCATCCCGAGCCCGCCGTGTTTGTGTGGAGGAGCCCCcacaccccagcccagcctttgcGTGCTGTTtctccccagtgccagagataaaatggatttttccttACCCTGGAGAGGGAGTTTTCCAGGCACCTTTCCCGGCTGCGTTCCAGGGCCATGGCCCcgtcctctcccctcctgcccgCGGGGCTGTGCCTCCTCCGGCGCCCTGGGGTTGTGCTGTGGCCGTGATGTCCCGTGCACTCCGCAGTTCCAGTTTTGGTGTATTTGCTGTATTAAACGTGTCTCTGCCCTTCACTGTCCGCTCTCTGCATCCATTTCTCGGGGGCTTCCAGGAATGAGGGGAATGAGGCCGGACCGGCCCCcgcgggagcggccccggggctCCGACCCGGCCGACCTGTTGTGTGAGGGAGGATTGAGTGTGTGAGGATTGTTGTGTGAGGGGCAGGATTGTTGTGTGAGGGGATTGTTGTGTGAGGGAGGATTAAGTGTGAGAGGATTGTTGTGTGAGGCAGGATTGAGTGTGGAAGGATTGTGTGAGAGGATTGTTGTGTGAGCTGTAGAATGGTTGTGTGAGGGGCTGGATTGTTGTGTGAGGGAGGATTGAGTGTGTGAGGATTGTTGTGTGAGGGACGCTCATCCCtcaggtgggagcagaggaaaaaccGATTGAAGACCCAAGGAATTATTGCAGTCTTTAAGACTGGGAGATGTTTTTTGAAGATTATGAACCAGACATGGGCAGAGGGCCCTGCTTAAGGGAgaggagcattcccagccctcctggcacagggacctgCAGTCAGAGCTCACGGCTGACCTGAGAATGTCCCCAGGAATAGCCTGGGGCAGATGTTCTTCCACATGTTCAAGTTCAGGGTGGATCCTCCAGTGGCAGCTCCCAAGGGGGTTTCAGGGCCAGCTTTGATCTCCAAGGGGACACAGTGGACACAGTGACCCCTCGAGTGGCCCTGATGTGTCCCtgtcctcctgctccagccacctCTGTCCAGCCAGCCCgaggcaggggctgtgtccctCCAGCAGCCTCATAGCACTCTGTAATTTTACTGCCCCAACAGGAGCTATTTTCAAAGTAAATCCTTCCAAAATAGAAACCAGCAACACCCATGGGCGTcgacccagccctggggctgcaggaccGGTTGGGGGacggggctggggacaggacagggcagggggtgaCAAACCCCTCTTGACACggccagcagctccaaggacccttggggagggctggagcccccAAACCTGGCTGAGAGGggggtgcagccctgctccagcccagccaccctTCCCTTTTCCCGGGATAAACACTCAGATAAAGTTTGTGctcacagctcctccaggtTGTCATCTCAGAGGCTCGGGAAGGACTTGATTCCTTTGGTCTTGGTTCCCTTCATGACATGCGCTCGACAGCATTTTGGAGCATGATCTGggggaaagctgaaaaaagggAATGGATTGGCTGTGATCCAGGcgaaaaggagaagggagacATCTCCCAGAGGGTGCTGAGCCCATCGCTGAGCTCACTCTGTTCTGTACCCTACCTGCCCTATAAAATAACCCCTGAGCAGCTCTACAGGCTTTCCCCTCACCAGGAGCACCTGAATCCCCCTCAGGAGCACAGAAACTCCCAAACCAGAGGCTTTAACTCCTTCTGGGTTCACTTTCAGTTCAGCTGAACCCAG
This window harbors:
- the RPUSD1 gene encoding RNA pseudouridylate synthase domain-containing protein 1, with the protein product MEPGTIDNLSILYQSSDFIVVNKHWDLRIDSKMWYETLTLQSQLKHRFPELADPDTYYGFRFCHQLDFSTSGALCVALNKAAAGSAYKCFKERLVTKAYLALVRGHVSQSRMSIRYAIGKNTTEGMTHMMCIEGTEGCENPKPCQSELIVLEHGSYSGDPVTKVLLQPLTGRTHQLRVHCSTIGHPIVGDFTYSHRQDSNPYRMMLHAYYLRIPTGKELIEVCAPDPFVTTMDSNWVPQHVTQRLEDVIQELKDKGTHKEEEEESREAAREEGAGGEGSREETEEQRARCEQWLAEWALE